The Muribaculum intestinale genome includes the window AAAATCAGCGACTGTTCGTTCTATACCGGTTCAGGCACAGGCGCCACCAACTTCTTCATGACCAACGCTCCTCTGAGCAGCGTGGATGACAAGACCAAGCCCGAGCCCGAGGCTTCCAATGTGACCACACTCGTCGACATCACCGACGGCATCAAGCGCACACGTCTTGAAGCTGAGAACGCTCCTGCCGGCTCATTCTTCGTTGAACGCGCCGTGGCCAAGGCCACCCTTTCGGTCACTGCCAACAACGGACTGAACGTAGGCACAGGCGAAAATGCTGTGCACTTCACAGCCGATAATATCGAGTGGACTCTCAATGCCACCAACACAAAGTCGTATATCGTGCGCAATATGGGCGAACTCGACTATATCGGCTACCAGAGCCCCAACAAGCCTTTCCGTATGGTCGGCAACCAGAAGATGGGTACTACCCAGATTCAGCCCGAGGTCGACCTTTACCGTACATACTGGTGTATTGACCCCAATTATGACACCTATACCGAGGGCGACCTTACCTATAAGGAAGACAAGACTACTACTGACTTTGTAAAGGCCGGTAGCGGAAATCCCCTCTATTGCTACGAGAATACATTTAATGTAGAGCATCAGCTTCATCAGTACACCACCCAGGCTATCGTAAAGGTACAGTTCAAGGTAGAAGGTGCTGACGCTGCCGCCACATTCTATACCATCAACGACCGCCAGGACATCATCTATACCAATAAGAATGAAGTCATCACATATCCTGTAAGCTATATCCTTCAGGATTCGCGTGTTGCCGCTGCTGTCAAGAAAGCTATTGAAGGTACAGGCCAGTCGGTAAGCATTACCAACGAGAACTATACCAAATACATGACCATCACATTCACCCGCAACGACAAGGGTCTGTATGCTGTAAGCAACATTGAATTCATCGCCACCGAATTCGAAAAGCTCCACAACGGCAAGGATCCCTCTGACGAAGGCTATGTTCAGGGTAAAAAGCCCGTATTCGAAGGCGAAGCCGGCGCCAATCTTATTGCGGATGTCAACAAGGCATACACAATCGCCGAGTATGAGAATGGTGTAAGCTACTATCCCGTACGCTTCAAGCATTTCGCCGGCGCCAGCACAACC containing:
- a CDS encoding fimbria major subunit, with the protein product MTFNRFISATMAVALLAACSDKDPLGEGPDNGIGNPGENIGDGYVAVQINLPTNVVSAAPRATNDNFDDGTPNEYRVSNGALLLFTAAAPTDKEGEAVFKAAYDLNLESYWISKPDQSDNITTSNLVAVQVTNPAQTGEKLYGLVMVNFRNVAGIGEDNTLQLKAADGSSTAFSGKFSDLVNKISDCSFYTGSGTGATNFFMTNAPLSSVDDKTKPEPEASNVTTLVDITDGIKRTRLEAENAPAGSFFVERAVAKATLSVTANNGLNVGTGENAVHFTADNIEWTLNATNTKSYIVRNMGELDYIGYQSPNKPFRMVGNQKMGTTQIQPEVDLYRTYWCIDPNYDTYTEGDLTYKEDKTTTDFVKAGSGNPLYCYENTFNVEHQLHQYTTQAIVKVQFKVEGADAAATFYTINDRQDIIYTNKNEVITYPVSYILQDSRVAAAVKKAIEGTGQSVSITNENYTKYMTITFTRNDKGLYAVSNIEFIATEFEKLHNGKDPSDEGYVQGKKPVFEGEAGANLIADVNKAYTIAEYENGVSYYPVRFKHFAGASTTDATDLAPWDADKVGASSYDYDGYTGTKSGNAENMWLGRYGMVRNNWYDLNVTGFNKLGKPSIGGLEVDSDSTPDDNVEQWIAFKVNILSWAKRVQNVDL